Proteins encoded by one window of Streptomyces sp. NBC_01477:
- a CDS encoding choice-of-anchor P family protein: protein MLRLPQARPHRSLPSRRATAAAALVLAAALAAAVPAAASPVPASAPHATAASTRAPGAAAEAPRPPAVLFQEGFEDDPGGPRLLTGYTGAPPLAETYTADPAWLTECNGWLVSAADPATAPAGSACGTSWPRLRTMASALGAWAGNDPAANHAVTAYTAGNPGAGKVQLETVKPVPLQAANRFLTFSVDVAAANCFAAHPLLQFSLLDGDRAVPAFTDPIDACANPGRTTDDGTAVGTYAGNDAVLFSGPSAGVRLVNAQPSGTGNDAAIDNLRLLDATPQLSKNFDPGLVAVGDDTTLTFTVTNTAEEAAKRGWSFTEQLPPGLVVTDPSAATTTCGSGTVTISPGGHGITSGGDLAAGQASCTIQVRATSARSGTYTLCAADTTVLRGVDPPGCTSVTLVALLMDAHAQVVTAAPGAPLAPSDVTCTEDPATDDAGLPDTHVGSSTGSFTSASTHAAGIAGTGSGRTATATATVSGLHFLGGLVSADQATATATASAPGALGTVTVTGSTTLAGAHIGNTRTAADPAPNTVITFPQLGTVTLNEQVVYGDGRGIVVNAIHVRLADGTDIVIGGTRASLTRTPGPCPTP, encoded by the coding sequence GTGCTCAGACTTCCGCAGGCCCGACCGCACCGGTCGTTACCGTCCCGGCGCGCCACCGCGGCGGCCGCCCTGGTACTCGCGGCGGCACTGGCCGCCGCCGTACCCGCCGCCGCCTCACCCGTACCCGCCTCCGCCCCGCACGCGACCGCCGCTTCCACGCGTGCCCCCGGGGCCGCGGCGGAGGCGCCCCGCCCCCCGGCTGTGCTGTTCCAGGAGGGGTTCGAGGACGACCCGGGCGGCCCGCGGCTGCTGACCGGCTACACCGGCGCTCCGCCGCTCGCCGAGACCTACACCGCAGACCCGGCCTGGCTGACCGAGTGCAACGGCTGGCTGGTCTCGGCGGCCGACCCCGCGACCGCCCCGGCCGGCAGCGCGTGCGGCACATCCTGGCCGAGGCTGCGCACCATGGCGTCGGCGCTGGGCGCGTGGGCCGGGAACGACCCGGCCGCCAACCACGCCGTCACCGCGTACACCGCGGGCAACCCGGGGGCGGGAAAGGTGCAGCTGGAGACGGTGAAACCCGTCCCGTTGCAGGCGGCGAACCGCTTCCTGACGTTCTCCGTGGACGTGGCCGCGGCCAACTGCTTCGCCGCCCACCCGCTGCTCCAGTTCTCGCTGCTCGACGGCGACCGGGCCGTCCCGGCCTTCACCGATCCGATCGACGCGTGCGCGAATCCCGGGCGTACCACCGACGACGGCACGGCCGTCGGCACGTACGCGGGCAATGACGCCGTGCTGTTCTCCGGCCCGTCCGCCGGCGTCCGCCTGGTCAACGCGCAGCCCAGCGGCACGGGGAACGACGCGGCGATCGACAACCTCCGCCTGCTGGACGCCACTCCGCAGCTGAGCAAGAACTTCGACCCCGGCCTCGTGGCGGTCGGTGACGACACCACGCTGACCTTCACCGTCACCAATACCGCGGAGGAGGCGGCGAAACGGGGCTGGTCCTTCACCGAGCAGCTGCCGCCCGGCCTCGTCGTCACCGACCCGTCGGCCGCGACCACCACGTGCGGCTCGGGCACGGTCACGATCAGCCCCGGTGGACACGGCATCACCTCCGGCGGCGACCTCGCGGCCGGTCAGGCGTCGTGCACCATCCAGGTCCGCGCGACCTCGGCCCGCAGCGGCACGTACACCCTGTGCGCGGCGGACACCACCGTCCTGCGCGGCGTCGACCCGCCCGGCTGCACGTCGGTGACGCTCGTGGCGCTGCTCATGGACGCGCACGCACAGGTCGTCACGGCCGCGCCGGGGGCGCCGCTCGCGCCCTCCGACGTCACCTGCACCGAGGACCCGGCGACCGACGACGCCGGGCTGCCGGACACCCATGTCGGCTCCTCGACCGGCTCCTTCACCTCCGCCTCCACGCACGCGGCGGGCATCGCCGGTACGGGCAGCGGCCGTACCGCGACCGCGACGGCCACCGTGAGCGGGCTGCACTTCCTCGGCGGCCTGGTCAGCGCCGACCAGGCCACCGCGACCGCCACCGCGAGCGCGCCAGGCGCCCTCGGCACGGTGACGGTGACCGGCTCGACCACACTGGCCGGGGCGCACATCGGCAACACCAGGACCGCCGCCGACCCGGCGCCCAACACCGTGATCACGTTCCCGCAACTCGGCACGGTCACCCTCAACGAGCAAGTGGTCTACGGCGACGGCCGGGGCATCGTCGTCAACGCCATCCACGTACGGCTCGCCGACGGCACCGACATCGTCATCGGCGGCACCCGAGCCTCCCTCACCCGCACCCCCGGCCCCTGCCCCACCCCCTGA